The window CGGGAGCGGATGGAGCGCACCGCGGTCAGGTTCCCGGCGCAGCTCCACACCGTGTGGTCGGTGACCCCGCCGGTGAGGTCGCCCGTCTCGATGGTCGGTGCGGTCGGAGCCGTGCCCTCCGGCACCTCCGCGGGCACGTATTCCCGGAGTTGCCTCGCCTCAGCCATCCGGTCACTCCAATCACCCGCGACGGACGCGCGGGTTGCGCCGCCTGCACTCACCTTAGACAAGGGTGTGCTGGCTCCAGAACAGCACACCCGTGTTCTCCCTGTCGGGGATTGGCCACAAAACCCTGTCACGTGTCATCCCCGATATGGACAAAGGAAACAGTCCCGACTCCAGCGACACTCATGTGAGGTGCAACACGTTGGCAATACGCGGCGCGACGGGGCCGTTCGGCTGACAGCACGGTTAACAGGAACGATAATCATTACCATCTCCGGGGCGCCGCGGCCCGCCCCGTCATGGGCGGGCCGCCGCCGTGCGCCCGGCACACATCCACGTTCCGAAGGGCTCACATGAAGATCGCGTTCGCTGGCAAGGGCGGCAGCGGCAAGACCACCCTCTCCGCGCTGTTCACCCGCTACCTGGCCGCCCAGCGCGTGCCCGTGGTGGCCGTCGACGCCGACATCAACCAGAACCTGGGCGCCGCGCTGGGGGCGTCCGAGGAGGACCTGGCCGCGCTCGCGCCCCTGGGCGCGCACCTGGACGAGATCAAGGAGCTGCTGCGCGGGGACAACCCGCGCATCTCCTCGGCACGGGAGATGATCAAGACCACGCCGCCGGGCCGCGGATCGCGCCTGTTGACGGTGACCGGGGACAACCCGCTGCACGCCCGCTTCGGGGCGCCGGTCCGGGGCGCCACGCTCATGGTCACCGGCCCGTTCGCCGAGTCGGACCTGGGCGTGTCCTGCTACCACTCCAAGGTGGGCGCGGCCGAGATGTACCTCAACCACCTGGTGGACGGGCCCGGGGAGTACGTGGTCGTGGACATGACCGCGGGCGCCGACTCCTTCGCCTCGGGGATGTTCACCCGCTTCGACATGACCTTCCTGGTCGCCGAGCCCACCGTGCGCGGCGTGGGCGTGTACCGGCAGTACGCCGGGTACGCCCGCGACCACGAGGTCGCCATCCGGGTGATCGGCAACAAGGTGCAGGACGAGGCGGACGTGGAGTTCCTGCGCGAGCACGTGGGCGACGCTCTGGCGGGGTGGATGACGCACTCGGGGTTCGTGCGCTCGATGGAGAAGGGCCGCCACCCGGAGCTGGCGGACCTGGAGGAGGACAACGTCAAGACCCTGGCCCTGATGCGGGACATGGCCGACGCCGCGCCCAAGGACTGGGAGCGCTTCACCCGGCAGTCGGCCGAGTTCCACCTGCGCAACGCGCGCGCCTGGGGCGACGAGGCCAAGGGCGCGGACCTGGCCGCCCAGCTGGACCCCGATTTCCTCATGGGCCCGGCGGCGCTCACCGGCTGAACACGCGGAGCGGGTCACGGGGCCGGATCGGCCACGCGCCCGCGCACGCGCGGCGAGGTCAGGGCCAGCAGGACGCCCAGGCCCAGGAGGGAGGTCGTGAACAGGACGGCGCCCATCGGCACGGCGGTGCTCTCGTCCAGTCCCACCAGCGGCGCCACCGCCGCGCCGAGCAGCGGGGGCAGCGCGCCCAGCACGGCGCTGGCGCTGCCCGCACGCCGCTCCTGGCCGCGCATGGCCAGGGCGAAGGAGCTGGTGAGGATCATCCCCATGCACGTCATGTAGACGAAGATCGGCGCGACGAGGGTCACCAGCGGACCGTGCGCGAGCGTCGCCGCGAACAGCACCCCGGTCGCCGCCACCGCGGCGGAGACCGCGCACACCAGGAGGAC is drawn from Nocardiopsis dassonvillei subsp. dassonvillei DSM 43111 and contains these coding sequences:
- a CDS encoding ATP-binding protein is translated as MKIAFAGKGGSGKTTLSALFTRYLAAQRVPVVAVDADINQNLGAALGASEEDLAALAPLGAHLDEIKELLRGDNPRISSAREMIKTTPPGRGSRLLTVTGDNPLHARFGAPVRGATLMVTGPFAESDLGVSCYHSKVGAAEMYLNHLVDGPGEYVVVDMTAGADSFASGMFTRFDMTFLVAEPTVRGVGVYRQYAGYARDHEVAIRVIGNKVQDEADVEFLREHVGDALAGWMTHSGFVRSMEKGRHPELADLEEDNVKTLALMRDMADAAPKDWERFTRQSAEFHLRNARAWGDEAKGADLAAQLDPDFLMGPAALTG